The genomic interval AAATTTTCGATACAAATTTTGGAGCAGATCTTACAATCATGGAAGAAGCATCAGAGCTCATTGATAGAATAAAAAACAAAAAATTACTACCACAAATTACATCATGCTGTCCTGGTTGGGTAAATTTTATAGAAACATTCTATCCAGAAATGCTTCCTCATTTATCATCTTGCAAATCTCCACATCAAATGTTTGGAGCAATTTTAAAAACATATTATGCAAAAAAAGTAGGAATAAATCCAAAAAATATTATTCTCGTTAGTATAATGCCTTGCACTGCAAAAAAATATGAATCATGCCGAGAAGAAATGATAATAGATGGAGTAAAAGATGTTGACTATGTAATAACTACAAGAGAAGCAGCAAAACTTATAAAAAGTTTTAATATAGATTTGAGTAAAGAAGAAGATAGTGAATTTGACAATCCAATGGGCAAAGGTTCTGGAGGTGGTGCAATATTTGGAACAAGTGGTGGAGTAATGGAATCAGCTATAAGAACTGCATATTACTTTTTAACTGGATATGATTATCCAAAAATAGAATTCAGATCTATAAGAGGAGATAAAGGTATTAGAGAAACTAGCATAAAAATAGGAGATACAAAATTGAATTTAGCAATAGTTCACACTCTATCAAATGCTAGAAAAGTAATAGAAACTATCAAAAAAAATCCAAACAAATATCATTTTATTGAAATAATGGCATGCCCTGGTGGATGTATTGGAGGTGGAGGACAACCAAAACCAACAACTAGAGATATTATCAAAAAAAGATCAGAGGCTATTTACAAAGAAGACAAAAACCTCAAAATAAGACAAGCTCACAAAAATCCACAAATTATGGAGCTTTACAAAACTTTTTTAGACAAACCACTGAGCGAAAAATCTCGCAAATATTTACACACAAATTACCATGATAGATCAAAATGTAGTAGATAAATTCAAATAAAATTAAAGGGTTTGCTTTTGTAAAAATTTGCAAACCCTTTTTTTGATTGTGACTAATTCTTTTCATGCCTTTTCTCCTTTGTCATATTTTGTATGACTTTTTTTGAGGCGATGATGTTTTTGTTTTTTAACTTTTTTCTGGTTAGCACTGTTTCCAAACGCATTTGTCTGTTGCTTTTTGCGTTTTTTCTTCTTTTCATCTTTGAAGTTGGTTTTGTTTTTCATTTTTTCCTCCTTGCAAGCATTAAATTGCTTGTTTGCTAGAAAAAACTCTTTATGTTAAATTGAATATGTCTTATATTTTTATATTAACTCTAAAATAAAAAAAATCAAATGGACGAAATAATAGAAAAAATAAAAGAGCTCCAAAAAAAAATAGCAAATGCTATATCATTTTTTGATATAAAAAAAATTACCAAAGAAATTGAAATTATTGAAAGTGAAATGAATAAAAAAGATTTTTGGAATGATCAAGAAAATGCAACAAAAAAATCTCAAAAATTAAAAAATATAAAAGAACAATTGGAAAATTGGCAATTCTTAAGTAAAGAAACGAGTGATACTCTTGAAATAGCAAATTTAGACAAAGATGAAAAAAATATAACTCTTTTAAAAGAAATTACTGACAAATACTATGAACTTGAAAAAAAATTCAAAACAAATGAAATTACATTATTTTTTCAAGAAAAATATGGTGAAAATAATGTGATAATGACTATTTTTGCAGGAGCTGGTGGAACAGAATCACAAGATTGGGTTTCAATGCTACTTCGAATGTATTTGAGATTTTGTGAAAGAATGAACTGGAATACAAAAATAATAGACGAATCACGTGGCGAAGAAGTTGGATATAAAAGCGTCACAATAGAAATAAACGGAAATTATGTCTATGGATATATGAAAGTAGAGGACGGAGTCCATAGATTAGTAAGACTTTCACCATTTGATGGAGATCATGCAAGACATACTTCTTTTGCAATGATAGAAATATTTCCAGAAATAGAAAGTACTGAAATAAATATAAAAGATGATGAATTAAAAATTGATGTTTATAGAGCTTCTGGAAAAGGAGGACAAGGAGTAAATACTACTGACTCTGCAGTACGAATTACACATTTACCAACTGGTATTGTAGTTACATGTCAAAATGAAAGATCTCAGTCCCAAAACAAAGAACAAGCAATGAAATACTTGAAAGCAAAACTCACAAAATATTATGAAGAGCAATCCGAAGAAGAGAGAAAAAAAATAAAAGGCGAAATA from Patescibacteria group bacterium carries:
- a CDS encoding NADH-dependent [FeFe] hydrogenase, group A6; the encoded protein is MQITIDGKKINVKNGITILEAAEKAGIKIPTLCYHPDLKPEGRCGICIVEANGKIMTSCNNKVSNGMIIQTNTENIKKQRKINAQLIGCNFEKEEEFRKWLALEELPDIDELKFKSKPSELIDESCHDIVMDFTKCIMCGRCVQKCRDLQTVNAICYSKRANGTIVGKSLGKKLIETTCVGCGQCSLVCPTGAIKEKEYIEDIKKLLKDKKYHIIAQTAPSIRVAIGEEFGMPAGSLVTGKMVSALRKVGFDKIFDTNFGADLTIMEEASELIDRIKNKKLLPQITSCCPGWVNFIETFYPEMLPHLSSCKSPHQMFGAILKTYYAKKVGINPKNIILVSIMPCTAKKYESCREEMIIDGVKDVDYVITTREAAKLIKSFNIDLSKEEDSEFDNPMGKGSGGGAIFGTSGGVMESAIRTAYYFLTGYDYPKIEFRSIRGDKGIRETSIKIGDTKLNLAIVHTLSNARKVIETIKKNPNKYHFIEIMACPGGCIGGGGQPKPTTRDIIKKRSEAIYKEDKNLKIRQAHKNPQIMELYKTFLDKPLSEKSRKYLHTNYHDRSKCSR
- the prfB gene encoding peptide chain release factor 2, coding for MDEIIEKIKELQKKIANAISFFDIKKITKEIEIIESEMNKKDFWNDQENATKKSQKLKNIKEQLENWQFLSKETSDTLEIANLDKDEKNITLLKEITDKYYELEKKFKTNEITLFFQEKYGENNVIMTIFAGAGGTESQDWVSMLLRMYLRFCERMNWNTKIIDESRGEEVGYKSVTIEINGNYVYGYMKVEDGVHRLVRLSPFDGDHARHTSFAMIEIFPEIESTEINIKDDELKIDVYRASGKGGQGVNTTDSAVRITHLPTGIVVTCQNERSQSQNKEQAMKYLKAKLTKYYEEQSEEERKKIKGEIKEAAWGNQIRSYVLHPYKMIKDLRSKYETDNVDKILDGDILDFIESVLRIK